From Thalassoglobus sp. JC818, one genomic window encodes:
- the lspA gene encoding signal peptidase II translates to MQETNSEVMSHKSRWIWFSILTVVIVAIDQWSKVYAIENWKGLPPRTFFNDLFRIQYAENPGAFLSLFAGFSPELRFWLLIVMTGAMMFGMTVYLLFSRTVSKLVFFAFTLVVAGGVSNMIDRIRFECVIDYFNLGIGSVRTGIFNIADMAISAGFLLMLPLILFGEKSSPSKEPTESSSDATATGSTAS, encoded by the coding sequence ATGCAGGAGACGAATTCCGAAGTGATGTCACACAAGTCGCGATGGATCTGGTTCTCAATATTGACGGTCGTCATTGTTGCGATCGATCAGTGGAGCAAGGTCTATGCGATCGAAAACTGGAAAGGACTTCCGCCCCGGACATTCTTCAACGATCTGTTTCGCATTCAATATGCAGAAAATCCGGGAGCCTTTCTCAGCCTGTTCGCGGGCTTTTCACCAGAGTTAAGGTTCTGGTTGTTGATCGTGATGACCGGAGCGATGATGTTCGGCATGACAGTTTATCTGCTGTTCAGTCGAACCGTCAGTAAGTTGGTCTTCTTTGCTTTCACACTCGTCGTCGCTGGAGGAGTGAGCAACATGATCGACCGAATTCGCTTCGAGTGCGTGATCGACTATTTCAATTTGGGAATTGGATCGGTGCGCACAGGGATCTTTAACATCGCTGACATGGCGATCTCGGCAGGATTCTTGTTGATGCTGCCACTGATTTTGTTTGGTGAGAAATCGTCTCCTTCCAAGGAGCCAACAGAATCCTCTTCGGATGCGACCGCGACAGGATCGACAGCCTCGTGA
- a CDS encoding VWA domain-containing protein, translated as MSPSARDNSPSQLTDWLRVQLRWVTVPSWLISGLFHIALAALIVFLTQLPSCRGDLSGDDGESFRDVGIHVRPAKNEADSDSETELDETSESSDLVYENPLKFEEPLLDTTPPVELQLPSIDIPNPVIGAGSVPVPSSVPTQELVKPNLRNDSPSSSNPSGGDVAGGTSFMGIRDVGKSFVFVIDRSYSMDNDGALAAAKSELLASLSQLDENQQFQIIFYSNEAEVLRPRDDRFDMFWGTDAQRMQVSGRLKSIFASGGTDHLPALSRALNFRPDVIYLLTDGAAESALDSSDMNEIKRLNRSGTRINCIEFGRSSEPAIKGEANFLWQIAHRNQGKYVYVNVNRSRL; from the coding sequence ATGAGCCCATCCGCGAGGGACAATTCGCCATCACAACTTACGGACTGGCTGCGCGTTCAACTGCGCTGGGTCACCGTCCCGAGTTGGCTGATTTCCGGCTTGTTCCATATCGCCCTGGCGGCGCTGATTGTGTTCCTCACACAGCTACCAAGTTGTCGGGGAGATCTTTCCGGCGACGATGGCGAGTCTTTTCGTGATGTTGGCATTCATGTGCGGCCAGCGAAGAATGAAGCTGACTCCGACTCAGAAACAGAACTCGATGAGACTTCAGAGTCTTCGGATCTGGTTTACGAAAACCCGTTGAAGTTCGAAGAGCCGCTGCTGGACACCACTCCTCCGGTGGAGTTGCAACTTCCATCGATCGACATTCCCAATCCTGTCATCGGGGCTGGGAGTGTTCCGGTTCCATCGAGTGTTCCCACTCAAGAGCTTGTGAAGCCGAATTTGAGAAACGATTCGCCAAGTTCGTCCAATCCCTCAGGAGGCGATGTCGCCGGTGGCACATCGTTCATGGGAATTCGCGATGTCGGCAAGAGTTTCGTGTTTGTGATCGACCGTTCTTACAGCATGGACAACGACGGAGCACTCGCTGCGGCGAAGTCAGAGTTGCTGGCGAGTCTGTCTCAACTCGACGAGAATCAGCAGTTTCAGATTATTTTCTACAGCAACGAAGCAGAAGTGCTCCGACCTCGTGATGACCGATTTGATATGTTCTGGGGGACCGATGCCCAGCGGATGCAAGTCAGTGGCCGGTTGAAATCGATCTTCGCCAGTGGAGGGACAGACCACCTGCCAGCCTTGAGTCGAGCACTCAACTTTCGACCGGATGTCATCTATTTGTTGACAGACGGAGCGGCTGAGTCAGCGCTCGATTCCTCCGACATGAACGAGATCAAACGTCTCAATCGTAGCGGGACCCGAATTAACTGCATCGAGTTTGGTCGATCATCGGAGCCAGCGATCAAAGGCGAAGCAAATTTTCTGTGGCAAATCGCTCACAGAAACCAAGGCAAGTATGTGTATGTGAACGTCAATCGTTCCAGACTGTGA